Within Nostoc flagelliforme CCNUN1, the genomic segment AGGCAGGAGGCAGGAGGCAGGAGGTTTTACCTCAGTTGGGGATTCAAACCCCTCCTGAAAAAGAGCCTCGAAATTTTCAATTTGGAGTTCTTGTCTTAAACCTAAGACCCGTCTGGTCGCGGTACTTGAGAGATAGCGTAGTGGTAGCGAGTCCGTCAGCATCGGGCAGTTCTCCTCCTGCCTCCTGCCCTCTGCCTCCTGCCTTCTTTGATAACGGTTGGATGTTAAGCCGATCGCCAACCTTGATATTGGCAGCGCCTGTTGCTAGCTCTAGCACTTGATTGGCAACTTTCCCCTTGTAGATAGGGCAAGGGGTTTTGTAACACGGTTGGGCATTGTAAACCGCAGTTGTCACCACATTGTCCAAAAGAAAAAAGATGTCTAATGGAAAATTTACCTTGTACATCCAGAAAGGCACATTGTAAATTTCTCCTCCCAGGTTGAATAACATTCCATGATCGCCGTTTAAGGATGCTCGAAATTTCAGCCCTTTCTTTAATTGCTCTGGTGTAGAGGCAACTGAGAGCTTAAATGTGCAATCGCCGTAGGTGAGGATGTGTGTAACTGGTAAATCCTGGGGACGAGTTTGGACGTAACCGAGCGC encodes:
- a CDS encoding DUF192 domain-containing protein; protein product: MKTLKINSEKDLYVAAFNLLNILGPVAGVSIIIGTVALGYVQTRPQDLPVTHILTYGDCTFKLSVASTPEQLKKGLKFRASLNGDHGMLFNLGGEIYNVPFWMYKVNFPLDIFFLLDNVVTTAVYNAQPCYKTPCPIYKGKVANQVLELATGAANIKVGDRLNIQPLSKKAGGRGQEAGGELPDADGLATTTLSLKYRDQTGLRFKTRTPN